The following coding sequences lie in one Homalodisca vitripennis isolate AUS2020 chromosome X, UT_GWSS_2.1, whole genome shotgun sequence genomic window:
- the LOC124368924 gene encoding pyridoxine/pyridoxamine 5'-phosphate oxidase-like: MLESRICRLVSAVSIRVRCQSTATSPSPQTNEAEKETTGLHKIQTKYTNPFSLFKEWYQDNKVPNKVVSNALTFSTSNRSGKLSSRTLILRRLDEDGFVIMTDGRSRKCKDLEENPYASMVFLWLNMTDGVLLSRQVRAEGPVNQLTPKDMEELYEVEPLFCKIRAHICHQGRPVDWQQHKENHDKVHRLWEEGQYNLDRPDHVVAYKLVPEGIEFYEANGLTIGDRLLYKKQGKEWEVTRIAA; encoded by the exons TTGGAATCCAGAATTTGCCGGTTGGTTTCGGCCGTCAGCATAAGGGTTCGCTGTCAATCTACCGCCACCAGCCCTTCCCCTCAA ACTAATGAAGCAGAGAAGGAGACGACGGGTCTGCataaaatccaaacaaaatacACGAATCCCTTTAGTCTGTTCAAGGAGTGGTATCAGGATAACAAAGTACCCAACAAAGTTGTCTCTAATGCTTTGACGTTCTCTACTTCCAACAG ATCCGGCAAACTGAGCTCCAGAACTCTCATCTTGAGACGGCTGGACGAAGATGGCTTCGTCATCATGACAGACGGAAGGAGCAGGAAGTGCAAAGATTTG GAAGAAAATCCGTATGCGTCAATGGTGTTTTTATGGTTGAACATGACAGACGGTGTTCTTCTTTCCAGACAG GTACGCGCTGAAGGTCCCGTGAATCAATTGACACCAAAGGACATGGAAGAGCTATATGAGGTGGAGCCGCTGTTTTGCAAAATCAGAGCCCACATCTGCCACCAAGGTCGACCAGTAGACTGGCAGCAGCATAAAGAAAACCATGACAAAGTGCATCGACTTTGGGAGGAAGGCCAATACAATTTAGATAGACCCGACCACGT TGTCGCTTACAAGTTAGTACCTGAAGGCATCGAGTTCTACGAGGCCAATGGATTAACGATTGGAGACCGTCTTTTGTACAAGAAACAAGGAAAGGAGTGGGAAGTCACCAGAATTGCTGCTTAG